The following coding sequences lie in one Erwinia amylovora genomic window:
- a CDS encoding amidohydrolase family protein has product MFTQPIIDCHHHVFDPARFPWSAESAYNPQGHELATPDYYRAVMTAYNIRHSLIVGPTSGYNTDNRCLLDTLRRGEGRFKGIAVVHRDTNVQTLADLQSQGVVGIALNVAMLGTDPFLHLDQLMSDLADLNLFAQIQVQDDQLLALLPLLARTRTRILFDHCGRPDVSAGLRQPAFRALLSLAGGERCSVKLSGLAKFSRQPYPFSDGHPYLLALLDAFGAENCMWGSDWPFLRASERMDMGTQLLLVDQLIPDDKTRRQVLWETPERLFNFASEGAL; this is encoded by the coding sequence ATGTTTACTCAACCAATTATTGACTGCCATCATCACGTATTCGATCCGGCTCGATTCCCCTGGTCGGCGGAGAGCGCTTACAACCCGCAAGGGCACGAGCTGGCCACGCCGGACTACTATCGCGCGGTGATGACGGCGTACAACATCCGGCATTCGCTGATCGTCGGCCCGACTTCGGGCTATAACACCGATAACCGCTGCCTGCTGGATACCCTGCGGCGGGGCGAGGGGCGTTTCAAAGGCATCGCCGTGGTGCACAGGGATACCAACGTGCAAACGCTGGCAGATTTGCAATCACAGGGCGTGGTCGGCATTGCGCTAAATGTGGCGATGCTCGGCACCGACCCTTTTTTGCACCTTGATCAGCTGATGTCCGACCTGGCCGACCTGAACCTTTTTGCCCAAATCCAGGTACAGGATGACCAGCTGTTGGCGCTGCTGCCGCTGCTGGCCCGCACCCGCACCCGGATCCTGTTTGACCACTGCGGCCGCCCTGATGTCAGCGCCGGGCTGCGGCAGCCGGCATTCCGGGCGTTGTTGTCGCTGGCGGGCGGCGAGCGCTGCTCGGTGAAGCTCTCTGGCCTGGCGAAGTTTTCGCGCCAGCCTTATCCGTTCAGCGATGGCCACCCTTACCTGCTGGCGCTGCTGGATGCCTTCGGTGCTGAAAACTGTATGTGGGGTTCTGACTGGCCATTCCTGCGCGCCAGCGAGCGGATGGATATGGGCACCCAACTGCTGCTGGTTGATCAGCTGATCCCCGATGACAAAACGCGCCGTCAGGTGCTGTGGGAAACGCCTGAACGACTGTTTAACTTCGCATCTGAAGGAGCGTTATGA
- the aroQ gene encoding type II 3-dehydroquinate dehydratase produces the protein MKTIYVLNGPNLNLLGTREPETYGSATLADIETLCRDTAAELDVDIVFRQTNHEGQMVEWIQQSRTQAQALVINPAAWTHTSVAIRDAVTAVSLPLWEVHITNVHSREPFRHHSYLSDVAQGVICGYGIRGYRYALLEAAQD, from the coding sequence ATGAAAACCATTTATGTTCTTAACGGGCCGAACCTCAACCTGCTCGGCACCCGTGAACCTGAAACCTACGGTTCAGCGACGCTGGCAGATATCGAAACGCTGTGCCGCGACACGGCGGCGGAGCTGGATGTCGACATTGTGTTTCGCCAAACCAATCATGAAGGCCAGATGGTGGAATGGATCCAGCAGTCGCGTACCCAGGCTCAGGCGCTGGTGATCAATCCGGCGGCATGGACGCACACCTCAGTGGCAATACGTGACGCCGTAACGGCCGTTTCTCTGCCGCTGTGGGAGGTTCACATCACCAACGTGCACAGCCGGGAACCGTTTCGCCATCACTCTTACCTGTCGGATGTGGCGCAAGGGGTGATTTGCGGCTACGGCATTCGCGGCTATCGCTATGCGCTGCTTGAAGCGGCACAGGATTAG